A portion of the Macaca mulatta isolate MMU2019108-1 chromosome 2, T2T-MMU8v2.0, whole genome shotgun sequence genome contains these proteins:
- the TCTA gene encoding T-cell leukemia translocation-altered gene protein, whose protein sequence is MAEPWSGQALQALPATVLDALGALGSEFLREWEAQDMRVTLFKLLLLWLVLSLLGIQLAWGFYGNTVTGLYHRPGLGGQNGSTPDGSTHFPSWEMAANEPLKTHRE, encoded by the exons ATGGCGGAGCCCTGGTCTGGGCAGGCCTTGCAGGCTCTACCGGCCACGGTACTGGATGCGCTGGGCGCGCTGGGCAGCGAATTCTTGAGGGAGTGGGAGGCGCAGGACATGCGCGTGACCCTTTTCAAGCTGTTGCTGCTGTGGTTGGTGTTAAGTCTCCTGGGCATCCAGCTGGCCTGGGGGTTCTACGGGAATACAGTGACCGGGTTGTATCACCGTCCAG GTCTGGGTGGTCAGAATGGATCCACGCCTGATGGCTCCACGCATTTCCCTTCGTG ggAAATGGCAGCAAACGAACCTCTCAAAACCCACAGAGAATAA